The Manihot esculenta cultivar AM560-2 chromosome 1, M.esculenta_v8, whole genome shotgun sequence genome has a window encoding:
- the LOC110623195 gene encoding glucan endo-1,3-beta-glucosidase, translating into MEKSLASLCASLVTTVLLLLEATPIQGVEGTIGVNYGTVANNLPPPAEVANFLVESTIINRVRLFDTNTEILEAFAHTGIAVTVTVPNDQILHLTKLINAQQWLKSNIQPYVPATNIIRILVGNEVLSTANKFIISSLVPAMKTLHTALVEASLDSKIEVSTPHSLGILSSSSPPSTGKFRRGYDVHVLKPLLIFLRETNSPFMINPYPFFGCSSEETLDYALFKPNSGVEDENTKLVYTNMLDGQLDAVFSAMKLLGFADIDIVIAETGWPSNGDSSQIGVDAESAAQYNGNLMKHVTSGSGTPLMPNRTFETYIFALFNENLKPGPTCERNFGLFQPDMTPVYNIGVLRSTASSSFPRNPSPEPPVVAPVSPEPTGAPQHEEKRWCLPKTGADVEALQRNIDYVCGMGVDCGPIEDSGECFLPNTVRAHAAFAMNAYYQAMGRNDYDCDFQQTGAISSLDPSYGKCKY; encoded by the exons ATGGAGAAAAGCTTAGCTTCTCTCTGTGCTTCATTGGTGACCACCGTTCTTCTGCTTCTTGAAGCAACTCCAATTCAAG GAGTTGAAGGTACTATCGGAGTCAATTATGGCACGGTGGCAAACAACCTTCCTCCGCCAGCAGAAGTTGCTAATTTTCTAGTAGAATCCACCATTATCAACCGTGTGAGGCTGTTTGATACCAACACCGAAATCTTGGAAGCATTTGCTCACACTGGGATTGCAGTCACAGTCACAGTCCCTAATGATCAAATCCTTCATCTTACCAAGCTCATCAATGCTCAACAATGGTTAAAATCCAACATCCAACCTTATGTTCCTGCAACTAATATCATCAGAATTTTAGTTGGCAATGAAGTTTTATCAACtgcaaataaattcataatatcAAGCCTTGTTCCAGCAatgaaaactcttcacacaGCTCTTGTTGAAGCATCATTGGACTCTAAAATCGAAGTCTCTACACCTCATTCTTTAGGTATTCTCTCATCTTCAAGCCCGCCTTCGACTGGAAAATTTCGACGAGGCTATGATGTTCATGTGCTTAAACCGTTGCTTATCTTCCTTAGAGAAACAAATTCACCATTCATGATCAACCCATATCCATTTTTTGGATGTTCATCAGAAGAAACTCTTGATTATGCACTTTTCAAGCCTAATTCTGGGGTGGAAGATGAGAATACCAAGCTTGTTTACACAAACATGTTAGATGGGCAACTTGATGCAGTCTTTTCAGCTATGAAACTTCTGGGTTTTGCTGATATTGATATTGTTATAGCTGAAACTGGGTGGCCTTCCAATGGAGATTCATCACAAATTGGTGTTGATGCTGAGAGTGCAGCTCAGTACAATGGAAATCTCATGAAACATGTAACTTCTGGTTCCGGAACTCCTCTCATGCCAAACCGGACTTTTGAGACTTACATTTTCGCTCTCTTCAATGAAAATCTCAAGCCCGGACCTACTTGCGAGCGTAATTTCGGGTTGTTCCAGCCAGACATGACACCGGTGTATAACATCGGAGTCCTCCGGTCCACG GCTAGTTCATCATTTCCTAGGAACCCGAGCCCGGAGCCACCGGTGGTTGCGCCGGTGAGTCCAGAGCCTACAGGGGCACCGCAGCATGAGGAGAAAAGGTGGTGTCTTCCGAAAACAGGAGCAGATGTAGAGGCTTTGCAGAGGAATATTGATTATGTGTGTGGGATGGGAGTGGACTGTGGACCTATTGAAGATAGTGGTGAATGCTTCTTGCCTAACACAGTTAGGGCACATGCAGCATTTGCCATGAATGCTTATTATCAAGCCATGGGAAGGAATGATTATGATTGTGATTTTCAACAAACTGGAGCTATCAGCAGCTTGGATCCAA gcTATGGAAAATGCAAGTACTGA